The following are encoded in a window of Spartinivicinus poritis genomic DNA:
- the nirB gene encoding nitrite reductase large subunit NirB, protein MNTQKIVIVGNGMVGHEFIKQMLAQQNTKQFSITTISGEPRLAYDRVHLSSFFSGNSAKQLMLADEKVYKENNIDYILNEKVCSIDKVNKKIHTTSGLCKSYDKLILATGSYPFVPPITGNDQPHCLIYRTIEDLERIKASADTSKIGVVVGGGLLGLEAANALKSLGLETHVVEFAQQLMAIQLDQGGGALLKRKIEALGVRVHTNKSTQLITTGEQARYRMEFADDSYLETDMIVFSAGIRPYDELARDCGLTVGERGGIMINDYCQTGDPDIYAIGECAVWNKQIFGLVAPGYQMARVAVAHINGDNSQPFTGADLSTKLKLLGVQVGSIGDAHGRTPGAQCYSFNDETEQTYKRLVVSSCGKKLLGAVLVGDTTDYGNLQQLYINGMDLQQPPEQLLIPLLGDTSPATVGIEGLPETAPICTCYSVSKGDIQQAVQQGCCDMAAIKSNTSASTGCGGCSTLVKQVLDNELIKQGVEVNNNLCEHFSYTRQELVDIIRIQQIKTFSHLIKKYGSGIGCDICKPAVASILSSYWNEYILKNEHVGLQDTNDAFLANLQKNGSYSVVPRIPGGEITPDKLMVIAKVAKQFNLYTKITGGQRIDLFGAALHQLPEIWKQLIDAGFETGHAYGKAMRTVKSCVGTSWCRYGVQDSTSMAIAIEGRYKGLRSPHKIKMAVSGCTRECAEAQSKDILIIIMPKLYLVAYLVAEVFSALQML, encoded by the coding sequence ATGAATACACAGAAGATTGTGATTGTGGGTAACGGCATGGTGGGACATGAGTTTATTAAGCAAATGCTTGCCCAGCAAAATACAAAGCAGTTTTCAATTACAACTATTTCCGGCGAGCCAAGATTAGCCTATGATCGAGTGCATTTAAGCAGCTTTTTCTCAGGTAATTCTGCTAAGCAATTGATGCTTGCTGACGAAAAGGTTTATAAAGAAAATAATATTGATTATATCTTAAATGAAAAAGTATGTTCTATTGATAAAGTTAATAAAAAGATACACACAACCAGTGGATTATGTAAGTCTTATGATAAGTTGATATTAGCTACAGGCTCTTATCCATTTGTCCCGCCAATAACAGGGAATGACCAGCCACACTGCTTGATTTACCGAACGATTGAAGATTTAGAGAGGATAAAAGCTTCTGCAGATACAAGTAAAATTGGCGTGGTGGTAGGTGGTGGTTTATTAGGTTTAGAGGCGGCTAATGCACTGAAAAGCCTTGGTTTAGAAACTCATGTGGTGGAATTTGCTCAACAGTTGATGGCTATTCAGCTTGACCAAGGTGGTGGAGCTCTGCTCAAACGTAAGATAGAAGCATTAGGTGTGCGGGTTCATACTAATAAAAGCACTCAATTAATTACTACTGGTGAACAAGCTCGTTATCGCATGGAATTTGCAGACGACAGCTATCTAGAAACAGATATGATTGTATTTTCTGCCGGTATTAGACCCTATGATGAGCTAGCCAGAGACTGTGGTCTAACAGTAGGGGAGCGGGGTGGTATTATGATCAATGATTATTGCCAAACCGGTGACCCGGATATTTATGCTATTGGTGAATGTGCAGTATGGAACAAGCAAATTTTTGGCTTAGTTGCACCAGGTTATCAAATGGCGAGAGTAGCGGTTGCTCATATTAATGGTGACAATAGTCAGCCATTTACTGGGGCAGATTTAAGCACTAAGCTGAAACTGCTTGGAGTGCAAGTAGGCAGTATTGGTGATGCCCATGGGCGTACTCCCGGTGCTCAGTGTTATAGTTTTAATGATGAAACTGAACAAACTTATAAACGACTAGTGGTGTCTAGTTGTGGTAAAAAATTACTGGGTGCCGTATTAGTGGGCGATACGACTGATTATGGTAACCTACAGCAGTTGTATATTAATGGAATGGATTTACAGCAGCCACCAGAGCAGTTGTTAATTCCCTTATTAGGTGATACATCGCCTGCGACAGTAGGTATTGAAGGGTTGCCTGAAACAGCTCCAATATGTACCTGTTACAGTGTATCGAAGGGCGATATTCAACAAGCAGTGCAACAAGGTTGTTGTGATATGGCTGCGATTAAATCGAATACTTCAGCTTCAACTGGTTGTGGTGGTTGTTCTACTTTGGTAAAACAGGTGTTGGATAATGAGCTAATCAAACAAGGTGTCGAAGTTAATAATAACCTATGTGAACACTTCAGTTACACCCGACAAGAGCTAGTTGATATTATTCGTATTCAACAAATTAAAACGTTTAGCCACTTAATTAAGAAGTATGGTTCAGGCATAGGCTGCGATATTTGCAAGCCGGCAGTTGCATCTATTTTATCATCTTATTGGAATGAATATATCTTAAAAAATGAGCATGTAGGCTTGCAGGATACTAATGATGCTTTTCTGGCTAACTTGCAAAAAAATGGTAGCTATTCAGTCGTGCCGCGGATTCCTGGTGGTGAAATTACCCCAGATAAATTAATGGTAATTGCAAAAGTTGCCAAGCAGTTTAATTTATACACTAAAATTACTGGAGGGCAGCGAATAGACTTATTTGGGGCTGCACTTCACCAGTTACCAGAAATATGGAAACAGTTAATCGATGCAGGGTTTGAAACGGGCCATGCCTATGGTAAAGCCATGCGTACGGTTAAATCCTGTGTAGGCACCAGCTGGTGCCGTTATGGAGTACAAGACAGTACCAGCATGGCGATTGCCATTGAAGGTCGTTATAAAGGACTACGTTCACCCCATAAAATAAAAATGGCGGTATCAGGTTGCACGCGAGAGTGTGCTGAAGCGCAGTCAAAAGATATCCTAATTATCATCATGCCTAAGCTATATTTAGTAGCTTACCTGGTAGCGGAGGTGTTCTCAGCGCTACAAATGCTA
- a CDS encoding nitrate reductase, whose protein sequence is MTNTWVKTTCAFCGVGCGIEARVNNDKVIVRGDKQHPANFGRLCSKGMALGEIVNNKGRLLQPYIEGKTTSWQNAITKIATDFKQVVDHFGSEAIGFYLSGQLLTEDYYVANKLMKGFIGSPNIDTNSRLCMSSSVAAHKRAFGSDTVPGCYEDLEKAELIIIAGANLAWCHPVLYQRIIAAKQQAPNLKIVVIDPRKTITAQTADLHLAIEPGTDVLLFNGLLHYLCQGNKLNNHFIRQYTEGFSLALQAATNEAHDLLFLAKHLAISSDLLTQFYRWFAETDKVVTLYSQGINQSSCGTDKVNSILNCHLAMGKIGKPGCGPFSLTGQPNAMGGREVGGMANSLAAHLEFNNPQHHELLSRFWHTSKLVKQPGLKAVDLFDAVAKGKIKAIWIMGTNPVVSMPNSQHVITALKNCPLVVVSDCMLETDTNQYADILLPATDWGEKSGMVTNSERRISRQRTLVKPAGKAKPDWWIICEVAKQMGFYQAFNYENEADIFKEYAKLTAFENDALGNNSIRDLDLSLLTDLTTQEYHDFTPTQWPAIKNTKQSNNKRFFADGKFYTQTTKAQFITVSYKPPVTKTNSTYPLILNTGRIRDQWHTMTRTSFIPKLCTHISEPYVHLNPLDATTFSIKHDELVQLTSNIGTLITKAKVSEQILSGQVFMPMHWTRMLASSGQVSQLINPNVDPFSGQPESKYTPVTISPWQYNCEAVVVVRKKLILKHFDYWTKQHIKGGYLYRLASKQSPETFYSKLITQLKPDSASSRLAFYDKTEQEFRYGFINGPQLHACVFIAPRLNHFDLAWLNDLLTLNLQPALLHRLIANNKTNSLVNEKILCACKQVSQKIICNTIRQQQLDCTAAVSQATLAGSVCGSCIPEIQILLDTQLLSSNSNSESP, encoded by the coding sequence GTGACAAATACTTGGGTAAAAACCACCTGTGCATTTTGTGGTGTTGGTTGTGGTATTGAAGCACGGGTCAACAATGATAAGGTGATTGTTAGAGGTGATAAACAACATCCTGCTAACTTTGGTCGGTTATGCTCCAAAGGTATGGCATTAGGGGAAATCGTCAATAATAAAGGACGACTGCTACAACCTTATATTGAAGGTAAAACTACAAGCTGGCAAAATGCAATAACTAAGATCGCAACGGATTTTAAACAAGTTGTTGATCACTTTGGTTCTGAAGCTATAGGCTTTTATTTATCTGGACAGTTATTAACTGAAGATTATTATGTTGCCAACAAACTAATGAAAGGATTTATTGGCAGCCCTAATATCGATACTAACTCTCGTTTATGTATGTCATCCAGTGTTGCAGCACATAAACGCGCCTTTGGTAGTGACACTGTACCTGGTTGCTATGAAGACCTGGAAAAAGCAGAGTTAATTATTATTGCCGGAGCTAACCTTGCCTGGTGTCATCCTGTTTTATACCAGCGAATTATAGCTGCTAAGCAGCAAGCCCCAAATTTAAAAATTGTTGTGATAGACCCTCGTAAGACAATAACAGCACAAACGGCTGACCTACATCTTGCTATTGAGCCTGGTACTGATGTATTACTATTTAATGGTTTGCTTCACTATTTATGTCAGGGAAACAAACTGAACAATCACTTTATTCGACAATATACTGAAGGGTTTTCACTGGCATTACAAGCGGCGACAAATGAAGCACATGACCTGTTGTTTTTGGCGAAACATTTAGCCATTTCAAGTGATTTGCTTACTCAGTTTTATCGCTGGTTTGCTGAAACAGATAAAGTCGTTACTTTATATTCTCAAGGCATCAACCAGTCGAGTTGCGGGACTGATAAAGTAAACAGTATTTTAAATTGCCATTTAGCTATGGGCAAAATAGGCAAACCAGGATGTGGACCATTTTCGTTAACCGGTCAGCCTAATGCTATGGGTGGCCGTGAAGTCGGTGGTATGGCAAACAGCTTAGCAGCCCATTTAGAATTTAATAATCCACAACACCATGAATTGCTAAGTCGCTTTTGGCATACCAGTAAGCTGGTTAAACAACCAGGTCTAAAGGCTGTCGATTTATTTGATGCTGTAGCCAAAGGTAAAATTAAGGCCATTTGGATCATGGGAACAAATCCTGTGGTAAGTATGCCTAACTCCCAGCATGTAATAACGGCACTAAAAAACTGCCCACTTGTTGTGGTTTCTGATTGCATGCTTGAAACTGACACCAACCAGTATGCTGATATACTGTTGCCAGCAACTGACTGGGGAGAAAAATCTGGCATGGTGACTAACTCTGAACGACGTATTTCCCGTCAGCGCACCCTAGTCAAACCTGCTGGTAAAGCCAAACCGGATTGGTGGATTATATGTGAAGTTGCAAAACAGATGGGGTTTTATCAGGCTTTTAACTATGAAAATGAAGCTGATATTTTTAAAGAGTACGCTAAACTGACTGCATTTGAAAATGATGCACTTGGAAATAATAGCATCCGCGATCTAGACTTATCTTTATTGACTGACCTAACAACTCAAGAATATCATGACTTTACCCCCACTCAGTGGCCAGCAATAAAAAATACTAAGCAATCCAATAATAAACGCTTTTTTGCAGATGGAAAGTTTTATACTCAAACAACTAAAGCACAATTTATTACAGTAAGTTATAAGCCACCCGTCACAAAAACTAACTCAACCTACCCTTTAATACTTAATACTGGTCGTATTCGAGATCAGTGGCATACCATGACACGCACTTCCTTTATACCTAAATTATGCACACATATATCAGAGCCGTATGTTCATCTAAATCCTCTTGATGCTACAACATTCTCTATCAAACACGATGAACTAGTGCAACTCACTAGCAACATAGGGACATTGATCACTAAAGCTAAAGTGTCTGAACAAATATTATCAGGACAGGTTTTTATGCCTATGCATTGGACTCGGATGCTTGCCAGTAGTGGCCAAGTAAGCCAACTAATCAACCCTAATGTTGACCCTTTTTCAGGCCAGCCAGAGTCGAAGTACACACCAGTTACCATTTCACCCTGGCAATATAATTGTGAAGCAGTTGTAGTCGTTCGTAAAAAGCTAATACTAAAACATTTTGATTACTGGACCAAACAACATATTAAAGGTGGTTATTTATACCGCTTAGCCAGCAAGCAGTCGCCAGAAACCTTTTATAGTAAGTTAATCACCCAGCTTAAGCCAGATAGTGCCAGCTCTCGTTTAGCTTTTTATGATAAAACTGAACAGGAATTTCGTTATGGTTTTATTAATGGCCCACAGTTACATGCGTGTGTATTTATTGCTCCTCGCCTTAACCACTTCGACTTAGCTTGGCTCAATGACCTACTGACTCTTAATTTACAACCTGCCCTACTACATCGTTTAATTGCCAATAATAAAACAAATTCTTTAGTTAATGAAAAAATATTATGTGCATGTAAACAAGTGAGCCAAAAAATTATTTGCAATACCATTAGACAACAACAACTAGATTGTACCGCAGCAGTCAGCCAGGCAACACTGGCAGGCAGTGTATGTGGGTCATGTATTCCAGAAATACAAATTTTACTTGATACACAACTGTTATCGTCCAATTCGAATAGCGAGTCGCCCTAG
- a CDS encoding phospholipase D-like domain-containing protein, whose protein sequence is MSKYFPWRAANHIELLIDGDAFFPHIFSAVVNAKEYVIIEMYLASSGVLFEAFYDVLAEAISREVKIYWLLDDFGSLGLITKDRQRLARLGVQLVLYNPLSLKKQRLTENLNRNHRKLFLIDGELAYIGGAGITDDFYNPNTRQALWHEVMLAVKGHVVVDWLALFKQTWGRFSDLPIQVSQPEFKIHKVEQNYLARLSFGSYFRDADIVRSLVKQIKKAQHRVWFATPYFLPSNKVRRVLRRAARKGVDVRLLLSDKYTDNRWVRYAGHRYYYRQLREGVKIYEYQHRCLHAKMVLADSWVSIGSCNFDHWDLRWNLDANQEVKSGLFAEEVKQLFEQDFTNCKQFTLEEWLSRPWHKRLREWLFSVLGRLAIRIGR, encoded by the coding sequence GTGAGTAAATACTTTCCTTGGCGAGCTGCAAATCATATTGAGCTGTTAATTGATGGGGACGCTTTTTTTCCGCATATTTTTTCAGCTGTGGTGAATGCAAAAGAGTATGTCATTATTGAAATGTATTTGGCTTCCTCAGGAGTATTATTTGAGGCATTTTATGATGTGCTTGCAGAGGCAATTAGTCGAGAAGTAAAGATATATTGGCTGCTTGACGATTTTGGTAGCTTGGGTTTAATAACTAAAGACCGACAGCGCTTGGCTAGGCTTGGAGTACAGCTGGTATTGTACAACCCACTAAGTCTAAAAAAGCAACGACTAACAGAGAACTTAAACCGTAACCATCGCAAGTTGTTTTTGATAGATGGAGAGCTGGCTTATATTGGTGGGGCAGGCATAACCGACGACTTTTATAACCCTAACACCCGACAAGCGCTTTGGCATGAGGTAATGCTAGCTGTGAAGGGGCATGTAGTGGTTGATTGGCTGGCTTTATTTAAACAGACCTGGGGACGCTTTAGTGACTTACCTATACAGGTTAGTCAACCTGAGTTCAAGATCCATAAAGTGGAACAAAACTATTTGGCTAGGTTGAGTTTTGGTAGCTACTTTCGTGATGCCGACATCGTAAGATCCCTTGTTAAACAAATAAAGAAAGCGCAGCATCGGGTATGGTTTGCGACACCTTACTTTTTACCTTCTAACAAAGTACGGCGGGTGTTACGAAGGGCTGCTAGAAAAGGTGTAGATGTACGACTGTTACTATCTGATAAATACACTGATAACCGTTGGGTGCGCTATGCAGGCCATCGTTATTATTATCGACAGCTTCGTGAAGGAGTAAAAATTTATGAATATCAGCATCGTTGTTTACACGCAAAAATGGTGCTGGCAGATAGCTGGGTAAGTATAGGGTCGTGTAATTTTGATCATTGGGATTTACGTTGGAACTTAGATGCCAATCAAGAAGTAAAATCGGGTCTATTTGCAGAGGAAGTCAAGCAGCTATTTGAACAGGACTTTACTAACTGTAAACAGTTCACTTTAGAAGAGTGGTTGAGCCGTCCATGGCATAAACGCTTACGGGAGTGGCTGTTTAGTGTGCTAGGGCGACTCGCTATTCGAATTGGACGATAA
- a CDS encoding DUF1028 domain-containing protein produces MQFNIFLNTKAIVLSFLLFSSTASATFSIIAYDPDSKQIGVALASCIMMPEDIPFKASDILNGIVPGKGVINTQATIDIPNINLIHAKELIDKNTQASTVIQYLVHKDSDPTYILERQYIALTINNEQVDISAYTGNQASGFTNVIKGDTYAIAGNLLTDPSVLLAMEFAFKNSYGELADKLMNALTSVRNLNIGDKRCQNKSVSSLSAFLRVAKASDSPDDLLIDLNYHSTDEQDDAITRLENALYLWKQLNQVP; encoded by the coding sequence ATGCAATTCAATATTTTTTTAAATACCAAAGCTATTGTGTTGAGCTTTTTGTTATTTTCCTCAACAGCATCTGCCACGTTCTCAATTATTGCTTATGATCCTGATTCTAAGCAGATAGGGGTTGCTTTAGCTAGTTGTATTATGATGCCTGAAGATATTCCTTTTAAAGCAAGTGATATTCTAAATGGTATAGTACCAGGAAAAGGTGTCATTAATACCCAAGCTACAATTGATATACCAAATATTAATTTAATACATGCAAAAGAATTAATCGATAAAAATACTCAAGCCTCTACAGTTATCCAATATTTGGTGCATAAAGATTCAGATCCAACTTATATACTAGAACGTCAATATATAGCATTAACTATTAATAATGAGCAAGTAGATATTTCAGCTTATACTGGTAACCAAGCTAGTGGGTTTACTAATGTTATTAAAGGTGACACTTATGCAATAGCAGGCAATTTATTGACCGATCCTAGTGTATTATTAGCAATGGAGTTTGCATTTAAGAATTCTTATGGAGAGTTAGCCGATAAGCTAATGAATGCACTGACAAGCGTTAGAAACTTGAACATAGGCGATAAACGTTGTCAAAACAAATCAGTTTCTAGTTTATCTGCATTTCTGCGGGTGGCTAAAGCCTCTGATAGCCCAGATGACTTATTGATAGATTTAAATTATCACTCTACTGATGAGCAAGATGATGCAATTACAAGGTTAGAGAATGCACTTTATCTTTGGAAACAGTTAAATCAAGTCCCTTAA
- a CDS encoding substrate-binding periplasmic protein encodes MYITNSAPYILYFAVSASIAGECTTIKMAGDIEYPPVTWQYQQDKTKIRGLALALAEKAFAEINVKIDPLHVGDWAKAQLDTKQGKVDLLAGAYINEERKVYMDYVHPPFLTDPVVLFIPSKKAYNFKFSQWQDLVSLKGVTTAGSSFGQEFDRFTEQHLDIEYKAQMDDTFQQLLSGNADYLIHGLYPGLASLTKAKLSMQITPHPKYVTEEGLYFGFSKKSPCKKHLNFFSKKINQYVKQKLPNSLVKKHFELWKEDFHLKEF; translated from the coding sequence ATGTACATTACAAACAGTGCCCCATACATCCTCTATTTCGCCGTCTCTGCTTCGATAGCGGGTGAATGTACCACAATTAAAATGGCTGGAGATATAGAGTACCCTCCTGTTACCTGGCAATATCAGCAAGATAAAACCAAAATCCGCGGTTTAGCGCTTGCGCTTGCTGAAAAAGCGTTTGCAGAGATAAATGTAAAAATAGACCCATTGCATGTAGGTGACTGGGCGAAGGCTCAGCTAGACACGAAACAAGGCAAAGTAGACCTTTTAGCTGGAGCCTACATTAACGAAGAAAGAAAAGTTTATATGGACTATGTTCATCCACCATTTCTAACAGATCCTGTAGTATTATTTATCCCTAGTAAAAAAGCATATAATTTTAAGTTTAGCCAGTGGCAAGACTTAGTTAGTTTAAAAGGAGTCACTACAGCAGGCAGTAGTTTCGGCCAAGAATTTGATCGATTTACTGAACAACACCTGGATATTGAATACAAAGCGCAAATGGATGACACTTTTCAGCAGCTGCTATCAGGTAATGCAGATTATTTAATCCACGGGTTATACCCAGGTCTAGCCAGTTTAACTAAAGCAAAATTATCAATGCAAATTACCCCTCACCCTAAGTATGTAACCGAAGAAGGTTTATATTTCGGCTTCTCTAAAAAGTCTCCCTGCAAAAAACACTTGAATTTTTTTAGTAAAAAAATAAATCAATATGTAAAACAAAAACTACCTAACTCATTGGTAAAAAAACACTTTGAGCTATGGAAAGAAGATTTTCACTTAAAAGAATTTTAA
- a CDS encoding type III secretion system chaperone — protein sequence MKLESALAELGQRWGIPLSLKQGAIKITDKQAREWFLECPEGSEVFTIHTALNVRLTSASDFEYWLALNTNREKLSCAWVGLYEGELSLGVSFPSDLLDDTQLENLFDNMYQLKQSLISTSMRESQTTSVNYNGVFV from the coding sequence ATGAAACTTGAATCTGCATTAGCTGAATTAGGACAACGTTGGGGCATACCCTTATCACTAAAGCAAGGTGCAATTAAAATCACTGATAAGCAAGCGCGAGAGTGGTTTCTTGAGTGCCCTGAAGGAAGTGAGGTTTTTACAATACATACAGCACTAAATGTACGGCTTACTTCGGCAAGTGATTTTGAATATTGGCTTGCTCTAAATACTAACCGCGAAAAATTAAGCTGTGCTTGGGTTGGCCTTTATGAAGGTGAGTTATCTCTTGGGGTCTCTTTTCCTTCAGATTTGTTGGATGATACTCAGTTAGAGAATTTATTTGATAACATGTATCAGTTAAAGCAAAGCTTAATCAGCACTAGTATGAGAGAAAGTCAAACCACATCAGTTAATTATAATGGTGTTTTTGTATAG
- a CDS encoding MarR family winged helix-turn-helix transcriptional regulator, which translates to MSAPKLNDQLCFALYAASNAVTRYYRPLLEPLGLTYPQFVVLMALWEDEGVSISQLATKTGLSKPTMTPLLKRLEQKALIERQAEPGNDRQKCIVLTEEGRRLSTQGDEIAQKVFCATGLTEQQARQQIEFCQQLITTFE; encoded by the coding sequence GTGTCTGCTCCTAAGTTAAATGATCAGCTCTGTTTTGCGTTGTATGCAGCGTCAAATGCGGTGACACGCTACTATAGGCCATTGCTTGAGCCATTGGGGTTAACTTACCCTCAGTTCGTGGTGTTGATGGCGTTGTGGGAGGATGAAGGGGTTTCCATTAGTCAGCTTGCTACTAAAACTGGGCTAAGCAAGCCGACAATGACCCCCTTACTTAAGCGACTGGAGCAAAAAGCATTAATTGAGCGACAAGCAGAGCCAGGTAATGACAGGCAAAAGTGTATAGTACTAACCGAGGAAGGGCGCAGATTATCAACGCAAGGCGATGAAATTGCCCAAAAGGTATTTTGTGCTACAGGTTTAACGGAGCAACAAGCCAGGCAGCAGATTGAGTTTTGTCAGCAATTGATTACGACATTTGAATAG
- a CDS encoding hexameric tyrosine-coordinated heme protein encodes MSVYDEILPSLITATPAAGRELAIKIARKTIAAIQPDADIRTKLRPDYAEDTSKLMQAGQIVAIEFQTIAAANNYWRK; translated from the coding sequence ATGTCTGTTTATGATGAAATATTGCCTTCTCTTATCACTGCTACACCGGCGGCAGGTAGAGAATTAGCTATAAAAATTGCCAGAAAAACCATTGCAGCTATACAGCCTGATGCAGATATTCGAACTAAATTAAGGCCAGACTATGCTGAAGATACCAGCAAACTGATGCAAGCAGGCCAAATTGTCGCTATCGAGTTTCAAACCATAGCCGCAGCGAATAATTATTGGCGAAAATAG
- a CDS encoding catalase family peroxidase, with protein MKKTITGLALTIASLNCFSAENSNLSVQIIDTFEKNFGITEGKRRNHTKGFCFEGTLKPVNPEIKLYSDSPLFKATSTVIGRLSHKGGNNTAPDNKPGEHGMGLLIRAKNGEEQRMAMNTLDFFPVATPEGFLLLNKAKGGDAQAKQMLTAKHPEILNFKAHLAKKIKNVELYENMHFNSINSFYLVNSQGKRTPIRWSFEPASKAKLPQQIKASDNLLFDNIKANLQTGPVTWNMVITIANPDDPINDASALWQGEHKTIIAAQLNVLKVNSEANGKCDDINFDPLILTSGFEPSDDPILKARSPSYAVSFGRRLSEKASTKK; from the coding sequence ATGAAAAAGACCATAACAGGCCTTGCATTAACCATTGCATCATTAAACTGTTTTAGTGCAGAAAATAGCAATCTTTCAGTTCAAATTATCGATACTTTTGAAAAGAATTTTGGTATTACTGAAGGTAAGCGTCGGAACCATACCAAAGGTTTTTGTTTTGAAGGCACTCTTAAGCCTGTAAATCCAGAAATAAAACTATATTCAGATAGTCCTTTATTTAAAGCGACATCTACTGTTATAGGTCGGCTATCCCATAAAGGGGGAAATAATACTGCACCTGATAATAAGCCAGGAGAGCATGGCATGGGCCTGTTGATACGTGCTAAAAATGGCGAAGAACAGCGTATGGCTATGAATACGCTAGACTTTTTTCCTGTCGCAACACCAGAAGGATTTTTATTACTTAACAAAGCTAAAGGTGGTGATGCCCAAGCAAAACAAATGCTTACAGCCAAGCATCCAGAAATTTTAAACTTTAAGGCTCATTTGGCTAAAAAGATAAAAAATGTTGAGCTATACGAAAATATGCATTTTAATAGCATAAATAGCTTTTATTTAGTTAACTCTCAAGGCAAAAGAACGCCTATCAGGTGGTCATTTGAACCTGCATCAAAAGCGAAACTACCTCAACAAATCAAAGCAAGTGATAATCTCTTGTTTGACAATATAAAAGCAAACCTACAAACAGGGCCGGTAACTTGGAATATGGTCATTACCATTGCTAATCCTGATGATCCAATTAATGATGCCAGTGCACTATGGCAGGGGGAACATAAAACAATTATTGCAGCACAACTAAATGTTTTAAAGGTTAATAGCGAAGCAAATGGTAAGTGTGATGATATCAACTTTGATCCACTCATTTTAACTAGTGGTTTTGAACCATCTGATGACCCTATTTTAAAAGCCAGAAGCCCTTCTTATGCTGTTTCTTTTGGTAGAAGGCTTAGTGAAAAAGCAAGTACAAAAAAATGA
- a CDS encoding TetR/AcrR family transcriptional regulator, producing MARACNFDRNEKLVEAMQLFWQKGYAATSIADLVEHLGINRFSLYNTFGDKQRLYHEALTYYLEKESLPKLASLLADHAGFEDVINFIEKFAKIQQDQEYGCFMQNALLEKCLSDEVVFQEGSRLFEQIVKTLHTVISRSKQTGQISAEVDPARLSQFLLMQMQGIRVLGKAKQYAMIDNAMAMLKGYLNSLKVEV from the coding sequence ATGGCAAGAGCTTGTAACTTTGACCGTAACGAAAAGCTTGTTGAGGCGATGCAGCTGTTTTGGCAAAAAGGCTATGCAGCAACTTCTATCGCTGACTTAGTTGAGCACTTAGGTATTAATCGTTTCAGTTTATATAATACCTTTGGTGATAAACAGCGTTTGTATCATGAGGCATTGACTTACTATTTAGAGAAAGAGTCTTTACCTAAACTTGCTTCTTTGCTTGCTGATCATGCAGGCTTTGAAGATGTTATCAACTTTATTGAAAAATTTGCCAAGATTCAGCAAGACCAGGAATATGGTTGCTTTATGCAAAATGCGCTATTAGAAAAGTGCTTATCAGATGAAGTTGTATTTCAAGAGGGTAGCCGACTTTTTGAGCAAATAGTAAAAACACTCCATACAGTGATCAGTCGTTCGAAACAAACGGGACAGATTTCTGCTGAAGTAGACCCAGCCAGGCTCAGTCAATTTTTATTGATGCAAATGCAAGGCATTCGTGTGTTAGGTAAAGCAAAACAATATGCAATGATAGATAATGCCATGGCGATGCTAAAAGGATATTTAAACTCATTAAAAGTTGAAGTTTAG